The proteins below come from a single Eucalyptus grandis isolate ANBG69807.140 chromosome 3, ASM1654582v1, whole genome shotgun sequence genomic window:
- the LOC104438530 gene encoding germin-like protein subfamily 1 member 7 — MKFLPISLLILALATAGALAYDPSPLQDICVATNDLESGVFVNGKFCKDPKQATADDFVFMGLRNPGNTSNPLGSKVTQAFVQQFPGLNTLGISMARIDFAPGGLNPPHTHPRGTELLVVVEGTLLVGFVTSDQLNNTLFTKVLYKGDVFVFPIGLIHFQLNIGNTYALAFSGLSSQNPGLITIANAVFGAKAPISADVLTKAFQLDKKVVDHLEAQFWYDNN; from the exons ATGAAGTTTCTGCCGATTAGCCTTCTCATCTTGGCTTTGGCCACCGCCGGTGCTTTAGCTTACGACCCGAGTCCTCTTCAGGACATATGCGTGGCCACCAATGACCTGGAATCTGGAG TATTTGTGAATGGAAAATTCTGCAAGGACCCGAAACAAGCCACGGCTGATGATTTCGTCTTTATGGGGCTTAGGAATCCTGGAAACACATCGAATCCGCTCGGATCAAAAGTCACACAGGCTTTCGTCCAGCAATTTCCAGGACTCAACACTCTTGGAATATCCATGGCTCGCATTGACTTTGCTCCCGGCGGCCTAAATCCTCCCCACACTCACCCTCGTGGCACTGAGCTTCTGGTCGTGGTGGAGGGTACGCTACTTGTTGGCTTCGTCACGTCCGACCAATTAAACAACACTCTCTTCACAAAAGTCCTGTACAAGGGAGACGTGTTTGTGTTCCCTATTGGTCTCATTCACTTCCAGTTGAATATCGGAAACACATACGCGCTAGCCTTTTCCGGTTTGAGCAGCCAGAACCCTGGGCTCATTACCATTGCTAATGCTGTCTTCGGAGCCAAGGCACCCATTTCTGCTGATGTTCTCACCAAGGCCTTCCAACTGGACAAGAAGGTCGTTGACCATCTCGAGGCGCAGTTTTGGTACGACAACAACTAA